From the uncultured Trichococcus sp. genome, one window contains:
- a CDS encoding DNA-directed RNA polymerase subunit alpha, with protein MIEIEKPRIETIEISEDAKFGKFVVEPLERGYGTTLGNSLRRILLSSLPGTAVTTIQIDGVLHEFSTIDGVVEDVTQIILNIKKLALKLYTDEDKTIEIDVKGPAVVTAADITHDSDVEILNPDLYICTVSEGAHFHVRLDVKNGRGYVRSEYNKTEDMPIGVLPVDSIYTPISKVNYQVENTRIGQKNIYDKLTLDVWTDGSISPEEAVSLAAKILTEHLNIFVNLTDEARKAEIMVEKEETHKEKMLEMTIEELDLSVRSYNCLKRAGINTVQELTDKSEAEMIKVRNLGRKSLEEVKNKLNDLNLGLRQDD; from the coding sequence ATGATCGAAATTGAAAAACCAAGAATTGAAACGATTGAGATCAGCGAAGATGCCAAATTCGGTAAATTCGTTGTAGAACCACTAGAACGCGGTTATGGTACAACACTTGGGAACTCATTACGTCGAATTCTATTATCTTCACTTCCTGGTACAGCTGTAACAACTATCCAAATCGATGGTGTTCTACATGAATTTTCAACGATTGATGGTGTTGTCGAGGATGTTACCCAAATCATTCTGAACATCAAAAAATTAGCTTTGAAATTGTATACGGACGAAGACAAAACAATCGAGATTGACGTAAAAGGTCCAGCAGTCGTGACTGCAGCGGATATTACCCATGACAGCGATGTGGAAATCTTAAACCCTGATTTATATATATGTACAGTTTCAGAGGGAGCACATTTTCATGTTCGCTTGGATGTAAAAAATGGCCGTGGCTATGTTCGTTCCGAATATAACAAAACGGAAGATATGCCGATCGGTGTTTTGCCTGTCGACTCCATTTATACTCCGATCAGCAAAGTGAATTATCAAGTTGAAAACACTCGCATCGGACAAAAGAATATTTACGACAAATTAACGTTGGATGTCTGGACAGATGGTTCCATCAGCCCGGAAGAAGCAGTCAGCTTGGCTGCCAAAATTTTAACGGAACATTTGAATATTTTTGTTAATCTGACCGATGAAGCCCGCAAGGCCGAGATAATGGTTGAAAAAGAAGAAACACATAAAGAGAAAATGTTGGAAATGACTATCGAAGAATTGGATTTATCCGTACGTTCTTATAACTGTTTGAAACGCGCAGGCATCAACACAGTCCAAGAATTGACAGACAAGTCTGAAGCAGAGATGATCAAAGTACGTAATCTGGGACGCAAATCACTTGAAGAAGTGAAAAACAAGCTGAATGATCTTAATCTAGGCTTGCGTCAAGACGACTAG
- the rpsK gene encoding 30S ribosomal protein S11 produces the protein MAKKVARKRRVKKNVEAGVAHIRSTFNNTIVMITDVHGNAISWSSAGSLGFRGSRKSTPYAAQMAAEAAAKVSMEHGMKTVEVAVKGPGSGREAAIRSLQAAGLEVTAIRDVTPVPHNGCRPPKRRRV, from the coding sequence ATGGCTAAAAAAGTAGCTCGCAAACGCCGCGTGAAAAAGAATGTTGAAGCTGGTGTAGCACATATCCGCTCAACTTTTAATAATACTATTGTTATGATTACAGATGTTCATGGAAATGCTATTTCATGGTCATCAGCAGGTTCATTAGGATTCAGAGGTTCTCGTAAATCTACTCCTTATGCTGCACAAATGGCTGCAGAAGCAGCAGCTAAAGTTTCTATGGAACATGGCATGAAAACAGTTGAAGTAGCTGTTAAAGGTCCTGGTTCTGGACGTGAAGCTGCCATTCGTTCATTACAAGCTGCAGGTTTGGAAGTTACCGCAATCCGCGATGTAACGCCCGTTCCTCATAATGGATGCCGTCCACCAAAACGTCGTCGTGTTTAA
- the rpsM gene encoding 30S ribosomal protein S13, with protein sequence MARIAGVDVPRDKRVVISLTYIFGIGLNTAQKVLAAAEVSEDTRVRDLTNDELDRIRIEVDKLKVEGDLRREVNLNIKRLIEIGSYRGMRHRRGLPVRGQNTKNNARTRKGPAKAVAGKKK encoded by the coding sequence ATGGCTCGTATCGCAGGAGTAGATGTTCCGCGTGACAAACGTGTAGTTATTTCATTAACTTATATTTTTGGTATCGGATTAAACACAGCTCAAAAAGTTTTAGCAGCAGCTGAGGTTTCAGAAGATACTCGCGTTCGTGATTTAACGAATGATGAATTAGACCGTATCCGTATTGAAGTGGATAAATTAAAGGTTGAAGGTGATCTTCGTCGTGAAGTAAACCTAAATATTAAACGATTGATCGAAATTGGATCTTACAGAGGAATGCGTCACCGTCGTGGTTTGCCTGTTCGCGGACAAAACACTAAGAACAATGCACGTACTCGTAAAGGCCCAGCTAAAGCAGTCGCTGGTAAGAAAAAATAA
- the rpmJ gene encoding 50S ribosomal protein L36 has product MKVRASVKPICEKCKVIRRNGRVMVICENPKHKQRQG; this is encoded by the coding sequence ATGAAAGTTAGAGCATCAGTAAAACCCATTTGCGAAAAGTGCAAAGTCATTCGCCGCAATGGTCGTGTTATGGTGATTTGCGAAAATCCCAAACACAAACAACGCCAAGGATAA
- the infA gene encoding translation initiation factor IF-1, whose amino-acid sequence MAKDDVIEIEGVVVETLPNAMFKVELENGHIVLAHVSGKIRMHYIRILPGDKVTVELSPYDLTRGRITYRFK is encoded by the coding sequence GTGGCGAAAGACGATGTCATTGAGATCGAAGGAGTTGTCGTTGAAACTTTGCCCAATGCAATGTTTAAAGTCGAACTTGAAAATGGTCACATAGTATTAGCTCACGTATCTGGTAAAATTAGAATGCATTACATCCGCATTTTGCCAGGCGATAAAGTTACGGTAGAATTATCTCCGTACGATCTTACTCGTGGACGCATTACTTACCGCTTTAAATAA
- a CDS encoding adenylate kinase, whose translation MNLIIMGLPGAGKGTQAEKIIAKYNIPHISTGDMFRAAMKNETALGLEAKSYMDKGELVPDEVTNGIVKERLAESDTEKGFLLDGFPRTLVQAKALDAIMDELDKKIDAVINIDVNPEVLMQRLTGRIICRSCGATYHKQNNPPEVEGTCDRCGGHDFYQREDDKPETVENRIQINLEQSKPIIAFYSEKGLLHNVDGGIGIDKLFTEIQKIIE comes from the coding sequence ATGAACCTAATTATTATGGGTCTTCCCGGTGCTGGAAAAGGAACACAGGCTGAAAAGATCATCGCGAAATACAATATTCCGCATATCTCTACAGGGGACATGTTCCGAGCTGCCATGAAAAATGAGACAGCCTTGGGCTTGGAAGCAAAATCATATATGGATAAAGGCGAACTTGTTCCAGATGAAGTTACGAACGGAATCGTTAAAGAGAGATTAGCAGAATCTGATACTGAAAAAGGCTTTTTGTTGGATGGTTTTCCAAGAACCCTCGTACAAGCAAAAGCACTTGATGCTATCATGGATGAACTCGACAAAAAAATCGATGCTGTTATTAACATTGATGTGAACCCTGAAGTTTTGATGCAACGTCTGACGGGTAGAATCATTTGCCGCTCTTGCGGAGCGACTTACCACAAACAGAACAATCCTCCCGAAGTGGAAGGAACATGCGATCGTTGTGGCGGACACGATTTCTATCAACGCGAAGATGACAAGCCTGAAACAGTAGAAAATCGCATTCAGATTAATCTTGAACAGTCTAAACCAATCATTGCATTTTACAGCGAAAAAGGATTGTTACATAATGTGGATGGCGGAATCGGCATCGACAAGTTGTTTACCGAAATCCAAAAGATTATAGAATAG
- the secY gene encoding preprotein translocase subunit SecY — protein sequence MFALLKNAFQAKDIRNRIFFTLGMLIVFRLGAHITVPGVDAGAITNLASTGLFSLLNTFGGGALSQYSIFAMGVSPYITSSIVVQLLQMDIVPKFVEWSKQGEVGRRKLNQVTRYLTVILAFVQSVGLSIGFNQLSALGLVNDPGMTTYMIIALVMTAGSMLVVFIGESISMHGIGNGTSLIIFSGIIARIPTDLNTYYNDRFVDAGSDLTNNILFSVALLSAILLVVILVVYVQQAERKIPIQYSKRASGSNQSAHLPLKINSAGVIPVIFASSFMMTPQTILGFFAASQSEASWYQILSTIFNYREPIGAAIYTVLIVVFTYFYAFIQINPEKMAENLQKQGGYIPSVRPGKGTEDYISGMIMRLSTVGALFLGLIALLPIIASGLWDLPDSLALGGTSLLIVVGTALETARQIEGRMVKRNYQGFIQ from the coding sequence ATGTTTGCTCTTCTGAAAAATGCATTTCAGGCGAAGGACATTAGAAATAGAATCTTTTTTACTCTGGGTATGCTGATTGTGTTCCGTCTCGGAGCACATATTACTGTACCGGGTGTTGATGCGGGTGCCATCACAAACTTGGCATCGACGGGCTTATTCAGCTTGTTGAACACATTCGGAGGTGGAGCACTGAGTCAGTATTCCATTTTCGCAATGGGTGTTTCGCCATACATCACTTCTTCTATTGTCGTTCAATTGTTACAAATGGACATTGTTCCCAAATTTGTGGAATGGTCCAAACAGGGTGAAGTAGGTAGAAGAAAATTAAATCAAGTCACAAGGTACTTAACTGTCATTTTGGCATTTGTGCAATCCGTCGGTCTTTCGATCGGTTTCAACCAACTCTCAGCTTTGGGATTGGTTAACGATCCGGGCATGACGACCTACATGATCATCGCGTTAGTGATGACGGCAGGTTCCATGCTTGTTGTTTTTATCGGAGAATCCATCTCAATGCACGGTATCGGAAACGGAACGTCATTGATCATCTTCTCTGGTATCATCGCAAGAATCCCTACAGATCTTAACACTTACTACAATGATCGTTTCGTTGATGCAGGATCCGATTTGACGAACAACATTTTGTTCTCGGTTGCGCTATTGTCAGCAATACTATTGGTGGTCATACTCGTTGTGTACGTTCAACAAGCTGAACGTAAAATCCCCATTCAGTATTCCAAGCGTGCTTCCGGATCTAATCAATCCGCGCATTTGCCTTTAAAAATCAATTCAGCTGGAGTCATTCCAGTAATCTTTGCCAGTTCTTTCATGATGACACCGCAGACGATCCTTGGGTTTTTCGCGGCAAGTCAAAGTGAAGCAAGCTGGTATCAAATTTTGTCAACCATCTTTAATTACCGTGAACCCATCGGTGCAGCAATCTATACGGTATTGATCGTTGTCTTCACTTACTTCTATGCCTTCATTCAGATCAATCCTGAAAAAATGGCAGAGAACTTGCAAAAGCAAGGCGGCTATATTCCAAGTGTACGCCCGGGTAAAGGGACAGAAGATTACATTTCCGGTATGATTATGCGATTAAGTACGGTCGGCGCGCTATTTCTTGGACTGATTGCGTTGTTGCCAATCATTGCCTCAGGTTTGTGGGATTTGCCGGACTCGCTCGCCCTTGGGGGGACCAGTCTTCTGATTGTAGTTGGTACTGCATTGGAAACGGCAAGACAAATTGAAGGTCGAATGGTTAAACGTAATTACCAAGGATTTATTCAATAG
- the rplO gene encoding 50S ribosomal protein L15, whose translation MKLHELKPAEGSRKERNRVGRGSSSGNGKTSGRGHKGQKARSGGGVRLGFEGGQTPLFRRLPKRGFTNINRKEYAVINLETLNRFEDGTEVTPALLVETGIVRDEKSGIKVLGNGSVEKKLTVKANKFSEAAQKAIEAAGGTVEVI comes from the coding sequence ATGAAACTTCATGAATTAAAACCTGCTGAAGGCTCACGTAAAGAACGTAACCGTGTCGGTCGCGGATCTTCATCCGGTAATGGTAAAACATCCGGTCGTGGACATAAAGGCCAAAAAGCCCGTTCAGGCGGCGGTGTGAGACTTGGATTCGAGGGTGGACAAACTCCATTGTTCCGTCGTCTTCCAAAACGTGGATTCACGAACATCAACCGTAAGGAATATGCTGTCATCAATTTAGAAACATTAAACCGTTTCGAAGATGGTACAGAAGTTACTCCAGCTTTATTAGTTGAAACTGGTATTGTCAGAGATGAAAAATCAGGCATCAAAGTTTTAGGCAACGGAAGCGTTGAGAAAAAACTGACAGTCAAAGCTAATAAATTCTCCGAAGCAGCACAAAAAGCTATCGAAGCTGCAGGTGGGACTGTTGAGGTGATCTAA
- the rpmD gene encoding 50S ribosomal protein L30, producing MAEVKITLTRSLIGRPQNQKDTCKALGLSKIGKTVVKPANPAILGMINTVSHLVTSEEVK from the coding sequence ATGGCAGAAGTAAAGATCACTTTAACACGCAGCTTGATCGGACGTCCTCAAAACCAAAAAGATACTTGCAAGGCTTTGGGATTGTCCAAAATCGGCAAAACTGTTGTGAAACCAGCTAACCCAGCTATCTTGGGCATGATTAACACAGTAAGCCACTTAGTAACATCAGAAGAAGTTAAATAA
- the rpsE gene encoding 30S ribosomal protein S5 has translation MVYVDPAHIELEDRVVAINRVTKVVKGGRRLRFAALVVVGDRNGHVGFGTGKAAEVPEAIRKAIESAKKSLIEVPMSESTIPHQVIGTFCGGNVMLKPAKSGSGVSAGGPVRAVVELAGIADITSKSLGSNTPINMVRATIEGLKQLKNAEDVAKLRGKTVEELLG, from the coding sequence ATGGTTTATGTTGACCCAGCTCATATTGAATTAGAAGATCGCGTTGTTGCAATCAATCGTGTAACAAAAGTTGTTAAAGGTGGACGTCGTCTGCGTTTTGCTGCTTTAGTTGTTGTAGGAGACAGAAACGGACATGTAGGATTCGGTACTGGTAAAGCTGCCGAGGTTCCAGAAGCTATTCGTAAAGCTATCGAAAGTGCTAAAAAGAGCCTTATTGAAGTTCCAATGTCTGAATCAACAATCCCACACCAAGTTATCGGAACTTTCTGTGGCGGTAACGTAATGTTGAAACCTGCTAAATCCGGTTCCGGAGTTTCTGCAGGCGGACCAGTCCGTGCCGTTGTTGAATTAGCTGGTATCGCTGATATCACAAGCAAGTCCCTTGGTTCGAACACACCTATCAACATGGTACGTGCTACAATCGAAGGCTTGAAACAATTAAAAAATGCTGAAGACGTTGCGAAATTACGCGGCAAAACAGTTGAAGAATTACTAGGATAA
- the rplR gene encoding 50S ribosomal protein L18, whose product MITKPDKNKVRQARHARVRRKISGTAECPRLNVFRSNKNIYAQLIDDVAGVTLASASTKESEIANGTKTEAAAAVGKLIAERSVAKGIKKVVFDRGGYLYHGRVQALAEAARENGLDF is encoded by the coding sequence GTGATTACTAAACCAGATAAAAACAAAGTGCGCCAAGCTAGACACGCACGAGTAAGAAGAAAAATCTCTGGTACTGCAGAGTGCCCACGCTTGAACGTTTTCCGTTCCAACAAAAACATCTACGCTCAATTAATTGATGACGTAGCGGGTGTGACGCTAGCAAGTGCCTCTACAAAAGAATCAGAAATCGCAAACGGTACTAAAACTGAAGCTGCTGCTGCAGTTGGAAAACTGATTGCTGAACGTTCTGTTGCTAAAGGTATCAAAAAAGTAGTCTTTGACCGTGGTGGCTATCTGTACCATGGTCGTGTGCAGGCTTTGGCTGAAGCTGCCCGCGAAAATGGACTAGATTTCTAG
- the rplF gene encoding 50S ribosomal protein L6 produces the protein MSRIGNKAIEIPAGVTVTQQGNTVTVKGPKGELTSTFNEMIGINIEGNTVTFTRPNEEKFTKSIHGTTRALVNNMVVGVSEGFAKELDLVGVGYRAQLQGKKLVLNVGYSHPVEFTPEDGIEVEVPTNTKIIVKGYDKAKVGALAANIRGVRPPEPYKGKGIKYVNEIIRRKEGKTGK, from the coding sequence GTGAGTCGTATTGGAAATAAAGCAATCGAAATCCCAGCTGGCGTAACCGTTACTCAACAAGGTAACACTGTTACAGTTAAAGGCCCGAAAGGCGAATTAACTAGCACATTTAATGAAATGATCGGTATCAATATCGAAGGAAACACTGTTACTTTCACTCGTCCTAACGAAGAGAAATTCACTAAATCCATTCACGGTACTACACGCGCGTTGGTAAACAACATGGTTGTAGGTGTATCTGAAGGATTTGCGAAAGAATTGGACTTAGTAGGGGTTGGGTACCGTGCTCAATTGCAAGGCAAAAAACTTGTATTGAACGTGGGATATTCTCATCCAGTTGAATTCACACCTGAAGACGGCATTGAAGTGGAAGTACCAACTAACACTAAAATCATCGTCAAAGGCTACGATAAAGCTAAAGTTGGCGCTTTGGCAGCCAACATCCGCGGCGTACGCCCACCAGAGCCTTACAAAGGTAAAGGTATCAAATACGTTAACGAAATCATCCGTCGTAAAGAAGGTAAGACAGGTAAATAA
- the rpsH gene encoding 30S ribosomal protein S8, which yields MVMTDPIADFLTRIRNANMVRHESLEVPASKTKLEIANILKAEGFIKNFDYTSDDKQGVIRVFLKYGPNNERVITGLKRISKPGLRVYAKTGDIPKVLNGLGIAIVSTSEGVITDKEARAKNIGGEVLAYIW from the coding sequence ATGGTCATGACAGATCCAATCGCAGATTTCTTAACTCGTATTCGTAATGCCAACATGGTACGTCACGAATCTTTAGAAGTGCCTGCATCAAAGACAAAATTAGAGATCGCTAACATTCTTAAGGCTGAAGGTTTCATCAAAAACTTTGATTACACTTCAGACGATAAACAAGGTGTTATCCGTGTATTCTTAAAATATGGTCCAAACAACGAACGCGTCATCACTGGTTTGAAACGTATTTCAAAACCAGGTTTGCGTGTATACGCTAAAACTGGCGACATCCCTAAAGTATTGAATGGTTTAGGAATCGCAATCGTGTCAACTTCTGAAGGTGTTATCACCGACAAAGAAGCAAGAGCGAAAAACATCGGCGGCGAAGTATTAGCTTACATTTGGTAA
- a CDS encoding type Z 30S ribosomal protein S14, translating into MAKKSMIAKNKRPAKHSTQAYSRCERCGRPHSVYRKFKLCRICFRELAYKGQIPGVKKASW; encoded by the coding sequence TTGGCTAAAAAATCCATGATTGCTAAAAACAAACGTCCCGCAAAACATTCTACTCAAGCTTACTCTCGTTGTGAACGTTGCGGACGTCCACATTCAGTTTATCGCAAATTCAAACTTTGCCGTATTTGCTTCCGTGAACTTGCCTATAAAGGACAAATTCCCGGCGTGAAAAAGGCTAGCTGGTAA
- the rplE gene encoding 50S ribosomal protein L5, which yields MNRLKERYTKEIVPSLMEKFEYTSIMQTPKIDKIVINMGVGDAVSNTKNLDKAVEELTLISGQKPVITLAKKSIAAFRLREGMPIGTKVTLRGERMYDFLDKLVTVSLPRVRDFRGISKKSFDGRGNYTLGIKEQLIFPEVDYDRVDKVRGMDIVIVTTANTDEESRELLTQLGMPFQK from the coding sequence ATGAACCGTTTAAAAGAAAGATACACAAAAGAAATCGTTCCATCATTGATGGAAAAATTTGAATACACATCAATCATGCAAACACCTAAAATTGACAAAATTGTCATCAACATGGGTGTGGGTGATGCAGTTTCAAACACAAAAAACCTAGATAAAGCAGTTGAAGAACTAACTTTGATCTCTGGTCAAAAACCAGTCATCACGTTAGCTAAAAAATCAATCGCTGCATTCCGTTTACGTGAAGGTATGCCTATCGGCACTAAAGTTACTTTACGTGGCGAAAGAATGTACGACTTCTTGGATAAACTAGTAACAGTTTCATTACCACGTGTACGTGACTTCCGTGGGATCAGCAAAAAATCTTTTGATGGTCGTGGAAACTATACTTTAGGTATCAAAGAACAATTGATTTTCCCAGAAGTTGACTATGATAGAGTCGACAAAGTACGTGGTATGGATATCGTTATCGTAACTACTGCTAACACTGATGAAGAATCAAGAGAATTATTGACTCAACTTGGAATGCCATTCCAAAAATAA